In a single window of the Cygnus olor isolate bCygOlo1 chromosome 5, bCygOlo1.pri.v2, whole genome shotgun sequence genome:
- the POLE2 gene encoding DNA polymerase epsilon subunit 2 isoform X3, producing MRLELEAIKYLTEALQSLSEVELEDVIEKVIDAVEKQPLSTNMIELSTVEAAVQECSQALDETIENVFNIIGAFDIPRYVYNSERKRFLPLSMTNLPAPNLFGSARDKAELFRERYSILQQRIHRHELFTPAAVVVHPDDSRSKFQLKTIETLLGNTLKVGEVIVLGMITQLKEGKYFLEDPTGVVQLDLSKAQFHSGLYTESCFVLAEGWYEDEVFHVNAFGFPPTEPSATTRAFYGNINFFGGPSSASVKASAKLKQLEDENEDAMFVFLSDVWLDQAEVLEKLHTMFSGYSSAPPTCFFFCGNFSSAPYGKNQIQSLKGSLKALADIICEYPSIHKSSRFVFIPGPEDPGPGSILPRPPLAEIITEEFRQLVPFSVFTTNPCRIQYCTQEIIIFREDLVNKMCRNCVRFPNSNMDIPNHFVKTILSQGHLTPLPLYVSPVYWAYDYSLRVYPLPDMLVIADKYDPFTVTNTDCLCINPGSFPRSGFSFKVFYPSNKTVEDSKLQGL from the exons ATGAGACTGGAACT GGAAGCTATAAAGTATCTTACCGAAGCTCTTCAGTCCCTCAGTGAAGTAGAGCTTGAAGATGTAATTGAAAAGGTCATCGATGCTGTTGAAAAGCAGCCTT tgtcaACTAATATGATTGAACTATCCACGGTGGAAGCAGCTGTCCAAGAATGTAGCCAGGCATTAGATGAGACAAT agaaaacGTTTTCAACATTATCGGAGCCTTTGATATTCCACGCTATGTTTacaattcagaaagaaagaggtTTCTACC TCTGTCAATGACCAACTTGCCTGCACCAAACTTATTTGGATCTGCCAGAGATAAAGCAGAGTTGTTTCGTGAGCGCTACTCCATCTTACAACAG aggaTTCACAGACATGAGTTGTTTACACCCGCGGCAGTTGTTGTTCATCCTGATGACAGTAGGAGCAAATTCCAG CTTAAAACAATAGAAACCCTGTTGGGCAATACATTGAAGGTgggggaagtgattgtcctcgGGATGATAACTCAGCTCAAGGAG GGAAAGTATTTCCTAGAAGATCCTACAGGAGTCGTCCAGCTAGACCTCAGTAAAGCA CAGTTCCACAGTGGTTTATATACTGAATCATGCTTTGTTTTGGCAGAAG GTTGGTATGAAGATGAGGTTTTCCACGTGAATGCTTTTGGATTTCCGCCTACTGAGCCGTCTGCTACCACTAG AGCCTTCTATGGAAATATAAACTTCTTTGGAGGGCCTTCCTCAGCTTCAGTAAAGGCTTCTGCAAAACTAAAGCAGCTGGAGGACGAAAATGAAGATGCCATGTTTGTGTTTCTCTCTGATGTATGGCTGGACCAAGCAGAAGTACTAGAAAAGCTGCATACGATGTTTTCAG GTTATTCCTCTGCACCTCCaacctgctttttcttctgtggaaatTTTTCATCTGCACCAtatggaaaaaatcaaattcagtcACTGAAAG GTTCTTTGAAGGCTCTTGCAGATATAATTTGTGAATATCCCAGCATTCATAAAAG TAGTCGATTTGTGTTTATTCCTGGCCCTGAAGATCCTGGTCCCGGTTCTATTTTACCACG ACCTCCCCTGGCTGAAATTATTACTGAGGAATTCAGGCAGCTAGTGCCGTTTTCAGTTTTCACCACAAATCCTTGCAG GATTCAGTATTGCACCCAAGAAATAATTATCTTTCGTGAAGATTTGGTAAACAAAATGTGCAGAAACTGTGTCCGCTTCCCTAACAGCAACATGGATATTCCCAACCAT TTTGTAAAGACTATATTATCACAAGGACACCTGACACCACTTCCACTGTACGTTAGCCCTGTGTACTGGGCCTACGACTACTCCCTAAGGGTGTATCCTCTGCCAGATATGCTTGTCATTGCGGATAAATACGACCCGTTCACTGTCACCAACACCGACTGTCTTTGTATAAATCCT gGTTCATTTCCAAGAAGTGGATTTTCATTCAAGGTATTCTATCCCTCCAACAAGACAGTTGAAGACAG caaGCTTCAGGGGCTCTGA
- the POLE2 gene encoding DNA polymerase epsilon subunit 2 isoform X1, whose product MSNRAGPWAVSVVGRWTKELRVYRILNLEAADICPSKLDIQVGQLQHNRDQDHGVPSPHPQEQLKARRPYQRCPTPGNARRLLRAAIQTWEAIKYLTEALQSLSEVELEDVIEKVIDAVEKQPLSTNMIELSTVEAAVQECSQALDETIENVFNIIGAFDIPRYVYNSERKRFLPLSMTNLPAPNLFGSARDKAELFRERYSILQQRIHRHELFTPAAVVVHPDDSRSKFQLKTIETLLGNTLKVGEVIVLGMITQLKEGKYFLEDPTGVVQLDLSKAQFHSGLYTESCFVLAEGWYEDEVFHVNAFGFPPTEPSATTRAFYGNINFFGGPSSASVKASAKLKQLEDENEDAMFVFLSDVWLDQAEVLEKLHTMFSGYSSAPPTCFFFCGNFSSAPYGKNQIQSLKGSLKALADIICEYPSIHKSSRFVFIPGPEDPGPGSILPRPPLAEIITEEFRQLVPFSVFTTNPCRIQYCTQEIIIFREDLVNKMCRNCVRFPNSNMDIPNHFVKTILSQGHLTPLPLYVSPVYWAYDYSLRVYPLPDMLVIADKYDPFTVTNTDCLCINPGSFPRSGFSFKVFYPSNKTVEDSKLQGL is encoded by the exons ATGTCTAACCGTGCTGGACCATGGGCAGTCAGTGTTGTGGGGCGATGGACCAAAGAACTAAGAGTTTACCGTATCCTAAACCTTGAGGCAGCCGACATTTGTCCTAGTAAACTTGACATTCAGGTGGGGCAGTTACAGCACAATAGGGACCAGGATCACGGTGTACCCTCCCCGCATCCACAGGAGCAGCTAAAGGCGAGGCGGCCGTATCAGAGGTGCCCTACACCGGGCAATGCCCGCAGGCTGCTGAGGGCCGCCATCCAGACCTG GGAAGCTATAAAGTATCTTACCGAAGCTCTTCAGTCCCTCAGTGAAGTAGAGCTTGAAGATGTAATTGAAAAGGTCATCGATGCTGTTGAAAAGCAGCCTT tgtcaACTAATATGATTGAACTATCCACGGTGGAAGCAGCTGTCCAAGAATGTAGCCAGGCATTAGATGAGACAAT agaaaacGTTTTCAACATTATCGGAGCCTTTGATATTCCACGCTATGTTTacaattcagaaagaaagaggtTTCTACC TCTGTCAATGACCAACTTGCCTGCACCAAACTTATTTGGATCTGCCAGAGATAAAGCAGAGTTGTTTCGTGAGCGCTACTCCATCTTACAACAG aggaTTCACAGACATGAGTTGTTTACACCCGCGGCAGTTGTTGTTCATCCTGATGACAGTAGGAGCAAATTCCAG CTTAAAACAATAGAAACCCTGTTGGGCAATACATTGAAGGTgggggaagtgattgtcctcgGGATGATAACTCAGCTCAAGGAG GGAAAGTATTTCCTAGAAGATCCTACAGGAGTCGTCCAGCTAGACCTCAGTAAAGCA CAGTTCCACAGTGGTTTATATACTGAATCATGCTTTGTTTTGGCAGAAG GTTGGTATGAAGATGAGGTTTTCCACGTGAATGCTTTTGGATTTCCGCCTACTGAGCCGTCTGCTACCACTAG AGCCTTCTATGGAAATATAAACTTCTTTGGAGGGCCTTCCTCAGCTTCAGTAAAGGCTTCTGCAAAACTAAAGCAGCTGGAGGACGAAAATGAAGATGCCATGTTTGTGTTTCTCTCTGATGTATGGCTGGACCAAGCAGAAGTACTAGAAAAGCTGCATACGATGTTTTCAG GTTATTCCTCTGCACCTCCaacctgctttttcttctgtggaaatTTTTCATCTGCACCAtatggaaaaaatcaaattcagtcACTGAAAG GTTCTTTGAAGGCTCTTGCAGATATAATTTGTGAATATCCCAGCATTCATAAAAG TAGTCGATTTGTGTTTATTCCTGGCCCTGAAGATCCTGGTCCCGGTTCTATTTTACCACG ACCTCCCCTGGCTGAAATTATTACTGAGGAATTCAGGCAGCTAGTGCCGTTTTCAGTTTTCACCACAAATCCTTGCAG GATTCAGTATTGCACCCAAGAAATAATTATCTTTCGTGAAGATTTGGTAAACAAAATGTGCAGAAACTGTGTCCGCTTCCCTAACAGCAACATGGATATTCCCAACCAT TTTGTAAAGACTATATTATCACAAGGACACCTGACACCACTTCCACTGTACGTTAGCCCTGTGTACTGGGCCTACGACTACTCCCTAAGGGTGTATCCTCTGCCAGATATGCTTGTCATTGCGGATAAATACGACCCGTTCACTGTCACCAACACCGACTGTCTTTGTATAAATCCT gGTTCATTTCCAAGAAGTGGATTTTCATTCAAGGTATTCTATCCCTCCAACAAGACAGTTGAAGACAG caaGCTTCAGGGGCTCTGA
- the POLE2 gene encoding DNA polymerase epsilon subunit 2 isoform X2, with amino-acid sequence MEPERLRRRLGTAFRVRGLLLRAEAIKYLTEALQSLSEVELEDVIEKVIDAVEKQPLSTNMIELSTVEAAVQECSQALDETIENVFNIIGAFDIPRYVYNSERKRFLPLSMTNLPAPNLFGSARDKAELFRERYSILQQRIHRHELFTPAAVVVHPDDSRSKFQLKTIETLLGNTLKVGEVIVLGMITQLKEGKYFLEDPTGVVQLDLSKAQFHSGLYTESCFVLAEGWYEDEVFHVNAFGFPPTEPSATTRAFYGNINFFGGPSSASVKASAKLKQLEDENEDAMFVFLSDVWLDQAEVLEKLHTMFSGYSSAPPTCFFFCGNFSSAPYGKNQIQSLKGSLKALADIICEYPSIHKSSRFVFIPGPEDPGPGSILPRPPLAEIITEEFRQLVPFSVFTTNPCRIQYCTQEIIIFREDLVNKMCRNCVRFPNSNMDIPNHFVKTILSQGHLTPLPLYVSPVYWAYDYSLRVYPLPDMLVIADKYDPFTVTNTDCLCINPGSFPRSGFSFKVFYPSNKTVEDSKLQGL; translated from the exons ATGGAGCCGGAGCGGCTGCGGCGCCGCTTGGGCACCGCGTTCCGGGTGCGGGGGCTCCTGCTGCGGGC GGAAGCTATAAAGTATCTTACCGAAGCTCTTCAGTCCCTCAGTGAAGTAGAGCTTGAAGATGTAATTGAAAAGGTCATCGATGCTGTTGAAAAGCAGCCTT tgtcaACTAATATGATTGAACTATCCACGGTGGAAGCAGCTGTCCAAGAATGTAGCCAGGCATTAGATGAGACAAT agaaaacGTTTTCAACATTATCGGAGCCTTTGATATTCCACGCTATGTTTacaattcagaaagaaagaggtTTCTACC TCTGTCAATGACCAACTTGCCTGCACCAAACTTATTTGGATCTGCCAGAGATAAAGCAGAGTTGTTTCGTGAGCGCTACTCCATCTTACAACAG aggaTTCACAGACATGAGTTGTTTACACCCGCGGCAGTTGTTGTTCATCCTGATGACAGTAGGAGCAAATTCCAG CTTAAAACAATAGAAACCCTGTTGGGCAATACATTGAAGGTgggggaagtgattgtcctcgGGATGATAACTCAGCTCAAGGAG GGAAAGTATTTCCTAGAAGATCCTACAGGAGTCGTCCAGCTAGACCTCAGTAAAGCA CAGTTCCACAGTGGTTTATATACTGAATCATGCTTTGTTTTGGCAGAAG GTTGGTATGAAGATGAGGTTTTCCACGTGAATGCTTTTGGATTTCCGCCTACTGAGCCGTCTGCTACCACTAG AGCCTTCTATGGAAATATAAACTTCTTTGGAGGGCCTTCCTCAGCTTCAGTAAAGGCTTCTGCAAAACTAAAGCAGCTGGAGGACGAAAATGAAGATGCCATGTTTGTGTTTCTCTCTGATGTATGGCTGGACCAAGCAGAAGTACTAGAAAAGCTGCATACGATGTTTTCAG GTTATTCCTCTGCACCTCCaacctgctttttcttctgtggaaatTTTTCATCTGCACCAtatggaaaaaatcaaattcagtcACTGAAAG GTTCTTTGAAGGCTCTTGCAGATATAATTTGTGAATATCCCAGCATTCATAAAAG TAGTCGATTTGTGTTTATTCCTGGCCCTGAAGATCCTGGTCCCGGTTCTATTTTACCACG ACCTCCCCTGGCTGAAATTATTACTGAGGAATTCAGGCAGCTAGTGCCGTTTTCAGTTTTCACCACAAATCCTTGCAG GATTCAGTATTGCACCCAAGAAATAATTATCTTTCGTGAAGATTTGGTAAACAAAATGTGCAGAAACTGTGTCCGCTTCCCTAACAGCAACATGGATATTCCCAACCAT TTTGTAAAGACTATATTATCACAAGGACACCTGACACCACTTCCACTGTACGTTAGCCCTGTGTACTGGGCCTACGACTACTCCCTAAGGGTGTATCCTCTGCCAGATATGCTTGTCATTGCGGATAAATACGACCCGTTCACTGTCACCAACACCGACTGTCTTTGTATAAATCCT gGTTCATTTCCAAGAAGTGGATTTTCATTCAAGGTATTCTATCCCTCCAACAAGACAGTTGAAGACAG caaGCTTCAGGGGCTCTGA